Genomic segment of Drosophila takahashii strain IR98-3 E-12201 chromosome X, DtakHiC1v2, whole genome shotgun sequence:
aaaaatttttaatatgagaaatataattataatatttttttttttatattgttgttgaaaacaaaagtttttttcgaTAAATGTTCTTTAATTAGACAGATTGTGGgagaaattttaaagatttgtttacaatattaaaatttaattccttTAATTCgagaaatataattaaaatatattttttttatattgttgtttttcgtggctttgaaaaattaagttttctaacaaaaaaaatattgtgtaCAAATGTAatgagtgtttttttttttagaaatttacatttttaaaaaattacaaataacaCCCTACATTTCTTTTTACCAGAGTGTACTCATGTGTTCGCTATTTCTATAAACAGTATCGTCTCGATTGCTTTTAGCGACCGAGCGGTGTGGGTCTCGTGATGTGTGAGAATAGGTATTGATGGCTAAAAAACGGGGTGAAAGTGGGAGAGACAGTGTGACAGGTGACCGACGGGGGGTGGTGTTAGCTGTGGGTTGttttttcccccctttttttcttgGGGGCCAGAGCTCAACGGCAAACACCTGTCCTGCTCGAATTGTTTGCCAAAGAAGAAATGAAAGAACCaaatattcaacaaaaaacttttggtaaaaaaacaataaaaaaagaatacgAAAGGGGAATTTGTTTTATGTAACCAGTTTTGGTTGATTGTATTGTATATTGTCGGCTGCGATGGCTGAGTGTTCTTCTCGGCAAGCTTTGTACCCAATTAATTACCTTAACTTCAGTGCTGTCAACCAAACCGGTTCTTCCCAGACGGCGAATGACTCCTGACCGCTCTCCTCCATTCATCTGATGGATCCCGCATCAAGCGGATCACACACGTGCCCAGGAAACATTCATCAAAGGCCAATGATCTTATTTCTTCTCCGTTTTTCCGCTTTCGTTCGTGTGGAAACTGCAAACTTAGTTTGATGATCCTTAACTGCATTTTGTCGGGTTGCCAAGTGAGATTCTTGATTTAATTCCTTTGCTTTTCATTTTCCTAAAGTTAAACTCGTTAAAAGGTTGccaaaattgtaataattgatttaaaataagtttctTTGGAAGAAATATTCAAAACGAAATGTGAGAATAGGATGAATTccaatatttattgtttatacCAGTATAATaatgtatgtacattgtacgtGACCTAtacctttttaaattagttttaaccATTATTAGCCtgaattaaaaagtattttacttCACAAGCCatcattttgaattttgtgaaccaaatcgaaatcctgtttattatttttgtaacagGAAGTGCTTATTTTTATCTTGACCAAAATTTCTCTTAGGTTGTCATTTGGTTTTCTTTGATGGACCCGAgacggatcggatcggatcgtcTTGCTTTGACTGCTCAGCTCGATTTGGTAATCGAATGTTTATGTGCGTGTTGAGTTGGCACTCCTTTAAATAACATCCAGCTTCCCAAGAATAATACACATTGCCGCCTCCGCACTTTTTGTCGCCTTTTTTCTCTGGCCTTCCACACACTGTATTTTGTTGGACTTTGGCAGAGATTTTTTGGCCTTGACTCGGTTCACGTTTTTTGTCTCTTGCCATTTGGCCAAATTCCAAATGATTTATGTGCGATCCAGTCGTTGAAAAATTAAACGAACCAGGGAGGATTGGAAAAACAGGAGAGATCTCAGCTAGAATCGATGGTATATGGTTTCTTTTTATCTTCAAAAGAAGAACCCGTTGTCCTTTTTATACCgcaatttaatgatttaaaaaaaaaaagaaaattaaaactgtatcaaattcaatttttgccGCCGCACGGACAACataacaaaatattacaaatattaaaaataacgaTAAAACCGATAACCGAaaaaacttactaaaaatatacCGCATAAAACCAAACCGATCAAAACAATCGAAAAATTCGCAGCTTATGAAATGGTCAAAGAACGTATTGGGTCAACGGTTATTTACAGCATTGATGAAGGCGACCTTCTATGGCCATTTTGTCGCCGGCGAGGATCAGATCAAGATCATACCCACATTGGAAAGGTAATTGCCCACCACGACACTCCCACTCACTTAtcgccttttctttttttcttttctatatTGCTTTCTGCCGCCCCTATGGTTTTGTGTTTACttcatgtttttattttgcccgCGAATCGGGTCTGCGAAACGGTTATGCGAAACCCGCTTAAATGCCcacacttttaaaacaaaaaaacctacTCCCGATATCACCGATAACCGAAAACGCCGATAAACACAGCTGCTAAAACTGGCCCGCAACCTGCTCGGCCAGAAGCTCTTCGTCCTGCTGATGAAGTCCAGCTTCTACGGACACTTTGTGGCCGGCGAGAATCGGCACACGATCGTGCCCGCCCTAGAGAGGTTAAACCCCTCCCTTTCAGCACTCCATGCATCCCTATACAATATCCGATAACATTCATGCGTATACGTATATGGTTTTAGTCTAAATTTCGATTaattcgatttattttttttttattttccggaAAATTGAAAGACGCCGTTTTTcccctataaaaaaaattgttaaattgttataaaaaaattttttaaaattgttacctGGTTTTATTATACAGATAATGAAAGCgttaaaaattcctaatttatAAACCCTTTAACTCTAGTAATTTCtactaatttattattataaataagtcAAAGTAGCAGACCATATACGTATATTGTATCTATATACCGCAATTTATATACATGCACACATGTTGCTACTAATGATGTTCAAtccctaaaaaaaatcaattatggGAATCCATCCCAAGTCTGTCTGCATGAAAGACCTACCCGAACCATTGGATATGAATCCCCAATTGGAAATTGCTCCCTTTTTAACAAGAATGAAaagaaattccaaaaattatgCACTTCATTGCCAAACTCCACTAATTGCTAACCAAATCATAAAGAaaattctattattttacTAATTAAATTGTCTTGAAAGCAAATTGCAAACGTGAGCTAATGGAACTTCAACCATTGCAGGCTAAGATCGTTCGGCGTTAAGCCGATTCTCGACTATTCCGTTGAGGAGGATATCAGCCAGGAGGAGGCTGAGAAACGAGAAGTTGAGTAAGTGTTGTCCCATTTTGCTATGAACTATAAATACATaagtattaatatatattaatatttaattaaaacattttaatttccctTCCAGGTCTTCCGTTTCCAGTGCCGGCGAACACAAGGAGGAGGGCAGCATGCCGCAGTATCATGTGGACAAGTCCTTCGCCGATCGGCGCTACAAGGTGAGCAGTGCTCGCACCTACTTCTACCTGAACGAGGCCACCTGCGAGCGGAACATGGAGATCTTCATCAAGTGTCTGGAGGCCGTTTCGGGTATGTCCTTGGCCAGTTGTCCCTGGCCGATCCTTGCACCTCTGGCACACCCGGTGTTGTTGAACGGCATGCAAGTTCCTTGATCCCCTCCTTTCCTTTTGTACAAAACAAACGTTCCGTTTCACTTTTAGATCGTgtaaagcaaaagcaaaagcatcCATTGCTAATTGTTAAGCATGCAGTCAaagttattgttttattttttatggattttatATCGAGTTAATGCTATACaatattattcatttaaaaaagatatttgatgtttaaaattaaaatttaaatatcctcTGCAAGGgaataaataagttaaataaaatcaagaaatgTAATACTCAGAGAAATCGAATTTTATAAGACATTGCATTCTTCGAGTTCGCCCCAACCTGTGGTGTTTAGGCTGTTTCTCCTGCCAAGCTTTCTTCTTTTCTACCTTTCTCTACCTTTCACATTTTCAAATCAACTTTTAATTGATGATTAATAAATTCTTTCTTCTGCCCCGCAAATATCCCAAATGTGGCATCCAACCCATCGTTTATCGAAAACCTAACCCAACTTAATCAAAAccccaaaaccaaaataatcgttgcaaaattccaaaaatgaaaagatGATGATCGCAAGGCGCCCCGGGCAGTGGCCACGGGTAAGGCGAGAAATTAAACAGCACACTCCCCAAGAAATACCAACAAGTAATATTGAAAACTAAACCATAAATATTCGAAATACACGAAAAAGAGTAAACCATTGATGGCCAAAGCAAATTTTGGTCCTTTCGTATGCGCTTTTAGCTGATTGTGTGTGGCTAACAGTTAgggcttgaaaattatcgatgttttcgataTTTACCCAATATTgattcgatattatcgatattttgaagggaaaacacatcaaatatcgagaaattgccaactgtcgatattttttcaaactcTACCAACCGTAGCCGTTGTTTTGTAGTCGTATCTGTACCTCGAAACGTATTCGTATTCGTAATCGTATCCGTATCATTTGATGTTTGTAGAGTGCCGTAGTTAGAGATACGTGTTGTATACCCGTAGATTCCGCTTTCCGATCTTTGACTCTGTCATCGCATCGCATTATTCACCGATTGCTCTGCTCTTCTCCCCCAAACGCTTTTCATTTCCAACGACCAACACCGAACAACCAACCATCGATTGATCGGAATATCGACCTGCAGGCGCCACCTTCGGAACGGGCATTACCGCCATTAAACTCACCGCCCTGGGCCGTCCACAATTGCTGGTAAGTTCGCACAATCCCCTAATCCCATTATCCCCGTAAGTCCCAGATAATTCATTTATACGGGGAACACAGGGGGGTTAATGTtaataaacagcaaagggaGAACATTGTTAATTGGTGTTAATGAATAGTGAACGGTAGTCGCCGATGCATATAATTGTCATTAAAGCTTCTAAAAGGTTTAAAACTGAAGTACAAAATAAATCCGTGTACATTTTAAACCGAAACatacttaattatttaaaattttccctAAAAAGTCGAACTATTCTGTATTGGTACTTAATacaataccattttttttatatacataatttttaaaatcagaatTTTCTCTAAATAGTCGAACTATTCTCTATAGATTTTAATATACTTATTTGATATAGTTACCCTTTCCAACTTTTCCTTCTTTGGTTTTAAtataacatattacaataccatttttctttttttatatatacacattttttaaaattagaattcTCCCTAAATagctttttgtatatatacatattttttaaaattagaacTCTCCCTAAATAGTCAAAccattttattatacccgttactcgtagagtaaaagggtatattagattcgtgcaaaagtatgtaacaggtagaaggaagcgtttccgaccctataaactatatatattcttgatcaggatcaccagccgagtcgatctagccatgtccgtctgtccgtctgtctgtccgtctgtctgtctgtatgaacgctgagatctcagcaactacaaaagctagaaggttgagatttcccacacatattctttggcttcctacgcagcgcaagtttattttagccgagcgccacgccccctctaacgcccacaatcgcccactaacgattttaaaatgggtcctgcgcccacatctttaaagatttccgaaaagtaaaaatgcaattttgttgtgtatatttatacctatcgaaatgtagaagacatttttcaaatcggaccattcattaaaaagttacacgcaatcaaaatttatatatctatctccctcgcactccctttagctgagttacgattattagtcgggacaccaacccgagtacagcgttcgcactccctttagctgagtgacgggtattagatagtcgggacaccaacccgactatagcgttctctcttgttttagttttaatatcACACTTATATGATATACCCTTTCTAACTTTTCCTTCTTTGGTTTTAATATCTTATATtatatgatttaatttaatacttaccattttatttttataaacataatttttaaaatcagaatTCTCTCTAGATAGTCAAACCATTTTATATAGGTTTTGATACACTTTCCAACATATCCTCATTTGGTGTAAATATCACAGATTATATGATTTAATACAATAccattttcctccttttttttagctgcAACTGTCCGAGGTGATTATGCGCACACGCAAGTACATGGAGGACATGGTGGGCGGTCAGGGCAATGTGCTGACCCACCATAAGACCATCAAGGATCTCGAGAAGTATTATGCAACGCTGGGCGACAATAAGGACGTGAAAGAGTTCTTGAACAATGTGACGTCCGATAAGGAGGGGTGAGTCCGAGTCCTCTTATATATCTTGTAATCCCCTTCATTAATATCAAACCGTATATTATCACATTGCAGAATCCTGCATCTGTTCCCCTGGTCGGGCATCGTGGACGAGGACTCGCAGCTGAGCGACACGTTCCGCGTTCCCGATCCCCAAACCGGCCAGATGCGTCGACTGATCTCACAAATACCGCCCAAAGAGGAGGAGATGTTCAGGAACATGATCCGTCGCCTCAACACGATTGTAAAGGTGAGTTTGAGTCGTCACTCCGCTTAGAGAATTCCTATTAATATTAACTCTTGAAAATCCCTAGGCTGCTGCCGATCTGGATGTGCGCATCATGGTGGATGCGGAGCAGACCTACTTCCAGCCGGCCATCTCGCGCATCACCCTGGAAATGATGCGCAAGTACAACAAGGACAAGGCCATTGTCTTCAACACGTACCAGTGCTATCTGCGCGAAACGTTCCGCGAGGTGAACACCGATCTGGAGCAGGCCAAGCGCCAGAACTTCTATTTCGGAGCCAAGCTGGTGCGCGGTGCCTATATGGATCAGGAGCGTGACCGCGCCAAGTCTCTGGGATATCCGGATCCGGTGAATCCCACCTTCGAGGCCACCACGGACATGTATCACAAGACTTTGGCCGAGTGCTTGCGACGCATTAAGGTGGGCTAAGGGATAAGATTATATTTAAACCGcttctttattaaattaaatcatattcACAGCTGATGAAGGACTGTGATGACGATGCCCGGAAAATTGGCATTATGGTGGCCTCGCACAACGAGGACACCGTGCGCTTTGCCATCCAGCAGATGAAGGAGATCGGCATTTCGCCCGAGGACAAGGTGATCTGCTTTGGCCAACTGTTGGGCATGTGCGACTACATCACCTTCCCACTGGGTGAGTTTTAAATaccctaaataaatttataaccataatatataataaatttatccaACTACAGGCCAGGCGGGCTACTCGGCGTACAAGTACATCCCGTATGGCCCTGTGGAGGAGGTGCTGCCCTACTTGTCGCGCCGTGCCCAGGAGAACAAGGGTGTGCTCAAGAAGATCAAGAAGGAGAAGCGACTGCTGCTCTCCGAGATTCGGCGTCGTCTGCTGCGCGGCCAGCTGTTCTACAAGCCCAAAGGCAACTATGTGCCCATCTAAGCTGGCCTGGATGGACGGAAACTCACTCACTCATCCGCATACACACACATGCCCCCGGTGCGGCAGTTATATCTGAGGATATATCACGGATATCGCCAGGAAATCGATCGCTTCGGgcatattttaatgttttttttttgtcgttcTTACTACTCTTACGAAATTCGCGTATATCTACGGTATATATATGAAGGTCTTGCAAGGAGCGAGGATGTCTTGCTGCGGGATCTTTCGGGATCTTCGGGATCTTCTTCACCTTCACCCACAAAACAACTTCAATTAGAGACGGTAGCACTGAGCGATGGTCattttttgatgaaaatatgtatatttttacgTCTTGTTGCAACAATAATCTAAACGACTTCTGTATGTGTgttacaaagaaaacaaaaaatgaaaaaaaaaaactgaaaagcgtAAAAAAAAGCGTGacgaaaggaaaggaaacgAATGTGGGAATTCCGCATAGaggatattaaaaaaaaaaaacggggaTTGAATTAAAGCGAACATTTTTTAGCATCGTAACAAAATAAAGCATAAATCGATAATGGTATATACGTATTATATACAAAGTAATGAGAGCAAAACGTTTATAGAGATATATGTACCGATACCGATCTATATCCAcatagatacagatacatgtATGTGTATGGCTGCATTTTAGTCTAGATTCATTAACTTCGTGTTTGTGCCTCTTCCTCAGTATCAGTTATCAGTATATCAGTTATTAGTTTATCCATTCTTAATTTGCGATGTGATTTCATGTTGGTTACCCTAAGTTACTACCATAaaccatatacatatatttatatagatCAATAGCGAAGGAGAGAGTCCAGGGCATTTGTTCCTCCAGTTCGTGGCCATCCCCCATCCGAAATAGTCAAATAATACTGTCCATAGGAACAAGGGATACCGCGCATACCTATACCTACCTAAACCTAGCGAGTTGTATTACAATTATGCTAAATTAACttaaatgtatatgtttaatTTAGCACTTAAAGAAGCGATATTATAAAAGTCATTACTACCGATAGTCGATGGATGAGAAACCGTAACCGTAACCGTAACGCAACCGAAACCGCCTCTTGTCCCCCTGATTTCCAGTTTCCTGTTTCTAGTTACCAATTTCCCATTTCCGTTTCCAATTTCCCGTTTCGATTGCTCAGACAACTTTATAGACAGACAGACTTGGCCATATACTAAGGCGCGCAGATCGAACCGaatagttttttattattatcctcatgattattattattgtattgcATAAAcgctataaataaatgaataaataattgtatgaATGTTAACTATTTCAATgacaataataaaatgttaaaaacgaATCCCCCGCCTCGCTTAAATTTCATCTAACAACTGCTGTGGAAATTACCCAAATGGCCCCTAATGGTGATCTATTGTTCCCCGGGATGACGAGCTTAAATGGCCTCCAGCTGCTGCGGCAATCATGGCTGCGATTTGCAACGATCTACCGGTAATTTGGGTAATGTGACCCGTAAATTTGTTTTCCCTCTGCTGTTCAGTTAGAGAAGATGGGCATGATTTAGTGCCTTCTCCGTCTGCCTGGTCtattacacagaaaaaaaggcgatctgaaatagggttatttctaccttatttcatatcaataacaagaaaggaagctagcttcggccagccgaagcttatatacccttgcagattattcctattaattaacaaatcgcaaaaatgttcaattttctaatatttctcattaattttccgatcgttcctatggcagctatatgatatagtcgtccgattttgatcaaattaaaattgaaattcgaaaatatttaaaaagagtcatatcctagagtagaagataatacaataaaaaccaaagaagctagaatttatttcctattacttttccattaattttccgatcgttcctatggcagctatatgatatagtcgtccgattttgattaaattaaaattgaaattcggaaatatttaaaaagtgccatatcctagagtagaagataatacaataaaatccaaagaagctagaatttatttcctattacttttccattaattttccgatcgttcctatggcagctatatgatatagtagtccgattttttaaataattaattcgaaattcagatatatttaaaaaataacatccccaaaagtagaagataatatttcaaaaaacaccgaagctagaattttttaaagttttttttttccgattgttcctatgggagctataagatatagttgtccgatccggtcggctccgacatatatactacctgcaatagaaagaagacttttgggaaagtttcatcctgatagctcaaaaactgagagactagtttgcgtagaaacagacagacggacagacggacagacggacagacggacatggctagatcgactcgtcttgtgatgctgatcaagaatatatatactttatggggtcggaaacgtctccttcactgcgttgcaaatttctgactgaaatcataataccctctgcaagggtataaaaagccgAAATGATTTAGgtcaaatgtagtattttttagcaaataataaaaaaaaatattaacataatctttattcatatcattttgatatcatatcaaaatagcatatcatatcaaaatagcatatcatatcaaaatgatatgaataaagattatgttaatcttttttatattatttgctcaaaaatactaaatttgttattttttatgatatgataatcatgtttatatgtttgaatcttatatcatatcaaaatgatatgaataacttgatctttaaacaagaaaggaagctaccttcggccagccgaagcttatatacccttgcagataaagtaatactcactcggtgcagttccagggattccagattcagtgttcctatttttgaattttgtttttaagtagtcaagaattaaaacgcctacttcctacaaattaacaagaattttcttatatatgtttgaatattcctatgggagccttaagatatagtggtccgatacggctcgctccgacatatgtactacctgcaatagaaagaagactttcgggaaagtttcatcgcgatagctttaaaactgagagactagttcgcatagaaacggacagacggacagacggacagacggacatggctggatagactcggctattggtgctgatcaagaatatatatactttatttggtcggaaacgtctccttcactgcgttgcaaacatctgactgaaattataataccctctacaagggtataaaaatatcaaattgaccattaccatttttatacccgttactcgtagagtaaaagggtatattagattcgtgcaaaagtatgtaacaggtagaaggaagcgtttccgaccctataaactatatatattcttgatcaggatcactagcccagtcgatatagccatgtccgtctgtccgtctctccgtctgtctgtctgtatgaacgctgagatctctgaaactataaaagctagaagattgacattttgcatgcagattctaggagttcctacgcagcgcaagtttgtttcaaaagggtgccacgccccctctaacgcccacaatcgcttatatacgattttaaaaatttcaatatttcggaaaagtaaaaatgcagttttattatgtttatgaATACATATCGAAATGtcgaagaaattttttaaatcggaccattcgttaaaaagttacggcggatcaaagttttttatctccttcgcactccctttagctgagtaacgggtatctgatagtcggggcacccgactatagcgttctctcttgtttttctgtgTAGTTACCCAACGGCCGTCACACAAACAGTAgggtttaaaatttcaatttgttgaGCAAATAACGTTTACTTATTGCGATTTTGCTACTGAGATGATCACAAATCTTCAAATATAAACGGTTCACATCTTGTATAAAgctgtttttatgttttccttAAATCATACGCACAAAATAAGTTTTTGCTTACACACTAAAAGCGACTATGGATAACAGGCTACCTCCCCTAAAACGGCATTTGCTCCCCTACAACGCCTTCTTTTTCCGCCGCGGGGCAGGGCGCCTCTTCCCGAAGTCCACCTGGCTGACCATCAGCGGATCGTTGCTCTGTCGCTCGAAGGCTGCCTTTGCGGCCGACTGGCGCGGCTGCTTGGCCTCCGAAGCGCCGGCGGAAGAGGCACTGGACGAGCCaactaacgcccacaatcgcttatatacgattttaaaaatttcaatatttcggaaaagtaaaaatgcagttttattatgtttatgaATACATATCGAAATGtcgaagaaattttttaaatcggaccattcgttaaaaagttacggcggatcaaagttttttatctccttcgcactccctttagctgagtaacgggtatctgatagtcggggcacccgactatagcgttctctcttgtttttctgtgTAGTTACCCAACGGCCGTCACACAAACAGTAgggtttaaaatttcaatttgttgaGCAAATAACGTTTACTTATTGCGATTTTGCTACTGAGATGATCACAAATCTTCAAATATAAACGGTTCACATCTTGTATAAAgctgtttttatgttttccttAAATCATACGCACAAAATAAGTTTTTGCTTACACACTAAAAGCGACTATGGATAACAGGCTACCTCCCCTAAAACGGCATTTGCTCCCCTACAACGCCTTCTTTTTCCGCCGCGGGGCAGGGCGCCTCTTCCCGAAGTCCACCTGGCTGACCATCAGCGGATCGTTGCTCTGTCGCTCGAAGGCTGCCTTTGCGGCCGACTGGCGCGGCTGCTTGGCCTCCGAAGCGCCGGCGGAAGAGGCACTGGACGAGCCAACTACTCGCTTCAGGGCCTTGGGCACAATGTACTCGGGCATGTCGGACAGATGACTCTGCACCTTGATGGCGCGCAGCGGCTTGTCGTGCCGCAGCGCCTGCAGATCGCGCTTGTTCTCCTCGAAGAAGCCCTTGAGCTTCTCGCAGTTCAGAATCTCCGTCTTGATCTCCCGTATGCGAGTATCGTGGACGGCGACACGCGTGGCGGCGCGCCAGCAATCCTGGGCGCGGTAACGGAAGGACTCCACCTCCTCCATTTTGAACTGGTAGTTCCTGAAAATGATTGCAATTGGTTTAGCAAAGAAAAAACCTTTTGAAGAGAACATTTCGCCCCACTCACTTGATGATCTGTTCGCCCTCCTGGGCTGCAAAGCTGTCGCACAGCTTCTTCTCCACGGCATCGTTCACCTTGGCCTCCTTCATGCTCACAAACGACAGAACGGAGCCCTTGTTGTTCCCTCTGGCCGTTCGGCCAGCCCGATGGATATAAGACGTAACATCGCGGGGGAAATCAAAGTTGATCACATTGTTCACGCACTGGAAATCAATGCCGCGCGAGGCACTCGACTCCATGTCGCCGGAGCGCGAGGATTTGCGGCTGGCCGTCGACTTGCCGCCCGGCTGCTCCAGATGATGTTCG
This window contains:
- the slgA gene encoding proline dehydrogenase 1, mitochondrial isoform X4 gives rise to the protein MALLRSLSSQRTAISLVYGRNSSKSSSSAAVVAACRSYHQCGRRSTTAAGEESSLSSSSDHHHHPASGINGARFLHSGNRPLQASTLVQPDLVAGEAVKRTAKQDSSQSQNPSPAGSPQRDPLDVTFNDPIAAFKSKTTGELMRAYLVYMICSSEKLVEHNMTLLKLARNLLGQKLFVLLMKSSFYGHFVAGENRHTIVPALERLRSFGVKPILDYSVEEDISQEEAEKREVESSVSSAGEHKEEGSMPQYHVDKSFADRRYKVSSARTYFYLNEATCERNMEIFIKCLEAVSGATFGTGITAIKLTALGRPQLLLQLSEVIMRTRKYMEDMVGGQGNVLTHHKTIKDLEKYYATLGDNKDVKEFLNNVTSDKEGILHLFPWSGIVDEDSQLSDTFRVPDPQTGQMRRLISQIPPKEEEMFRNMIRRLNTIVKAAADLDVRIMVDAEQTYFQPAISRITLEMMRKYNKDKAIVFNTYQCYLRETFREVNTDLEQAKRQNFYFGAKLVRGAYMDQERDRAKSLGYPDPVNPTFEATTDMYHKTLAECLRRIKLMKDCDDDARKIGIMVASHNEDTVRFAIQQMKEIGISPEDKVICFGQLLGMCDYITFPLGQAGYSAYKYIPYGPVEEVLPYLSRRAQENKGVLKKIKKEKRLLLSEIRRRLLRGQLFYKPKGNYVPI